CTATCGACCTCGAGCACCAGCGCTGGCGCTGGGAGATGAAGGACGTCCCTGCCATCGACCTCGATCAGGTTGAGCTCCGCCCGTCCGAGTTCTCCCTCGAGGGGCGCATGACCGTCCACTACGCTAGCCCCACCCTCCCCGCGCCCACCGACGGCACCTGGCAGAGCATCGGCCAGTGGTACCAGTCCCTCTCGAAGGACCGCCTCGCCGCCACACCCGAGATCGCCGCCAAAGCCAGCGAACTAGCCGGCGGCAAGACCGACTTCTACGATAAGACCGAAGCCATCGCCGAGTTCGTTCAAAAACAGGTCCGCTACTTCGTCATCGAGATGGGCATCGGCGGCTACCAGCCTCACTACGCCGCCGACATCTTCCACAACCGCTACGGCGACTGCAAAGACAAAGCCACCCTGCTCGTCTCCATGCTCTCCACCGTAGGGGTCCACGGCGCTCTTGTCATGGTCGACCATCGCCGTGGAGTCGTAGACCCCGACGCACCCTCGATCGTCGGCGACCACATGATCGCAGCCATCGAAATCCCCAAAGGCTACAACTCCCCCAAGCTCCGCAGCGTCGTCACCGCTAAGTCCGGTCGCCGCTATCTCATCTTCGACCCCACCTGGGACAAGACCGCCTTCGGTCAGCTCGCGCACAACCTCCAGGGCGGCTACGGCGTCCTCGTAGAAGGCTCCGACAGCCAGATCATTCAATTTCCGCTACTCTCTCCCGATCTCAACACCATCCATCGCACCGCCACCTTTCAACTGCAACCCGACGGCTCCCTCAAAGGCAGCGTCATCGAGAAGCGCTTTGGCGACCTCTCCGAACACCGCCGCGATCTCTACATCAGCGGCGACGCCAAAGAGCAGACCAAGTTTCTCGATCGCCTTCTAGGCCAGGACTTCACCACCTTCTCCGTCTCTGACTTCAAGGTGCAGAACGCCGAGGCTCTCAACAAGGACCTCACCACCTCCTACTCCCTCACCGCCGACCACTTCGGCAAGCCCATGGGCCCTCTGCTCATGGTTCGTCCCCGCGTCCTCGGCAGCGAAGATCTCTACGCCGACCGCAAAGAGCGCCACAACATCCCGATCAATCTAAGCGAAACCATGCAGGTGCAGGACGACTACACCATCGAGCTACCCTCCGGCTACGCAGTCGACGAGATTCCCGACCCCGTCAAGCTCGACCTCGACTTCGCCTCCTACGAGAGCTCGAGTGTCGTCAAGGACAATACCCTTCACTACACCCGCACCTACACCGTTCGCGAGGTCACTCTCCCCGCCGACAGATATCCCGATGTTCAAAAGC
The nucleotide sequence above comes from Tunturibacter empetritectus. Encoded proteins:
- a CDS encoding DUF3857 domain-containing transglutaminase family protein: MTQRTNPRAEHLRNLHLSISTISLILLSAIPALASRPDSVPDWVRTAAQQKLPQYSPQTNAVVLLEDTTYTVAPDGSATEHFRSVVKILRPQGRDEGRIAVPFDKDTKILSLHVWSIGPDGHEYAVKDNEQLEFGYPGQGSLFMDLKIKAVEAPGRDPGGVVAYEYEQHTHPYLTEKTWFFQSGLPRLNQTFTLELPPGFTHGTVWAHSRELPAIDLEHQRWRWEMKDVPAIDLDQVELRPSEFSLEGRMTVHYASPTLPAPTDGTWQSIGQWYQSLSKDRLAATPEIAAKASELAGGKTDFYDKTEAIAEFVQKQVRYFVIEMGIGGYQPHYAADIFHNRYGDCKDKATLLVSMLSTVGVHGALVMVDHRRGVVDPDAPSIVGDHMIAAIEIPKGYNSPKLRSVVTAKSGRRYLIFDPTWDKTAFGQLAHNLQGGYGVLVEGSDSQIIQFPLLSPDLNTIHRTATFQLQPDGSLKGSVIEKRFGDLSEHRRDLYISGDAKEQTKFLDRLLGQDFTTFSVSDFKVQNAEALNKDLTTSYSLTADHFGKPMGPLLMVRPRVLGSEDLYADRKERHNIPINLSETMQVQDDYTIELPSGYAVDEIPDPVKLDLDFASYESSSVVKDNTLHYTRTYTVREVTLPADRYPDVQKLSGVIAADEQSKAVLKKQ